AATTATCCCTGGCGACGCTGTTCGATCATCCCCACGGCATCGATCTCGGTGCGCTCAAGCCCAACCTGGCTTCCCGGTTGAAAACCGAAAACGGTCGGGTACAGGCGGCGCCAGCGGTGATCCTCGCCGACCTGGCACGTTTTGCCGCGTTGCCGCCGCCAGCGTCCGACGAGCTATTGATGATTGGCCGTCGTCATGTGCGCAGCAACAATTCCTGGATGCATAATTTTCATCGGCTGGTGAAAGGCAAGCCGCGCCACCAGTTGCTGATGCACCCGGACGATCTTGCCAGCCGAGGCCTTGTCGATGGGCAGCGGGTGAAGGTCAGTTCTCGCGTAGGCATGATTGAAGTGGAAGTGCAGGGCAGCCAGGACATGATGAAAGGCGTGGTCAGCCTGCCACACGGCTGGGGCCACGCCCGCCCGGGTGTACAGATGACCATCGCCAGCGGGCAACCCGGTTCCAGTGCCAACGACCTGACGGATGACTGTCAGCTTGATGAGCTGTCCGGGAATGCGGCGCTCAACGGGGTTCCGGTGAAGGTCGCGGCTGCGTAAAATTGTCCCTGGGGCGGACCGAGCAGGGTGCTCGGCTTTCCGTTACAATGCGCCACCGTGTCGACATCTGTAGTCGCAAAGTTCAAGCCGAGGTGCTCCGTGGATATCATCGAAACGATCAAAGACCAGATTGCCAACAACACTATCCTGCTTTACATGAAAGGCTCGCCGAATGCCCCGCAATGCGGCTTCTCGGCCAAGGCTGCTCAGGCGGTGATGGCGTGTGGCGAGAAGTTCGCCTACGTGGACATCCTGCAGAACCCGGAAATCCGCGCCAACCTGCCAAAGTACGCCAACTGGCCAACCTTCCCACAGCTGTGGGTGGGTGGTGAGCTGATCGGTGGTAGCGACATCATGACCGAGATGGCGGCTGACGGTTCTCTGCAAACCACGATCAAG
This genomic interval from Pseudomonas alvandae contains the following:
- the grxD gene encoding Grx4 family monothiol glutaredoxin — translated: MDIIETIKDQIANNTILLYMKGSPNAPQCGFSAKAAQAVMACGEKFAYVDILQNPEIRANLPKYANWPTFPQLWVGGELIGGSDIMTEMAADGSLQTTIKAAVEAAAANKSEA